The Candidatus Desulfofervidus auxilii DNA segment CTATCGGAGGATTTGGAGCAACAGGTGCTGCCGGAGGAGGTATTCAAAAAAACCACCTTACAGTAGGAAGAATTGTAAATGGTGCAATTATTGAGAGGCAAATACCATTTGATATAACCAGAAAACAACAGCTTAATATAACCCTTGATATTTGCGATTTTACCACAATTTTGAGAATTTGTGATACTATAAATCATAGATTTGGTGAATATATCGCCAGACCAGTGGATGGAAGAACTATTGATTTACATATTCCTGATTCCTATAAGAACAATCCGGTTAAATTTATAGCCTTAGTAGAAAATATCTCTGTGGAACCAGATACTATAGCTAAAGTAATAATAAATGAAAGGACAGGCACAGTAGTTATTGGTGAAGATGTGAAAATTTCTACAGTGGCAGTGACTCATGGAAATCTCACTATTGAGATAAAAGAACAAAAACAGGTTTATCCTGCTTATCCATTTGCCCCTGAACCTCCTCCAGAGACTAAAGGAGCGGTCATTCCTCCTGAAAAAGGAATGGTTACTGTTCCTGGAGGTCAAACTGTAATAGTTCCTGAAACAGAGATAAAAATAGAAGAAGAAAAGAAACCATTAGCCATCTTACCTAAAACAGCTACTATTGGAGAATTGGTAAGGGCACTAAATGCTATTGGAGTCACCCCTAGAGATTTAATAAGTATCCTTCAGGCTATTAAATCTGCAGGAGCTCTGCATGCAGAATTGGAAATTATATAACTCCATAATGGCTCCCTCTAGTATCCAGTATCAAGGAGCAAGGAGCAAGAGTCAAGAGAAATTAAGGAAGGTATGCGCTGAATTTGAATCCCTATTTATTCATTATATGTTAAAAACTATGCGGAATTCTAGTTTGAAATCTCCGTTATTGCATAGTAAATATGAGGATATTTATAACTCCCTTATTGACCAACAGATTTCACTCCACATTTCTAAAGCAGGAGGAATAGGGATAGGGGAAATACTTTATAATCAATTAAAGGTTTTAGATGCTCATGACGATAAAAAATAAAAGTTTGGAAAATTTACTCATTTTGCTGAGAGAATATATATTACTTCTTGAAGAGCTTTTAAGTTGTTTAGAAAAGGAGAAAATGTTTATCATTGACCCTTCATTAGATGAGCTATATGAAATGAACAAACAAAAACAAAATATTCTTTTAAAAATCAAATTGGCCAAAGAGTCTGTGAAAAATATATTAAATGAATTTGAACCTAACATTTCTCTAAAAAGACTTATAGAGAAAATACCCAGGAGTCATTTAAGAGAAGAAATCAGCCATGTTTATAGGGAAATTATATCTTTGAGTGAATTAATTGAGTTTACAAACAGGCAAAACAAGGAGTTTATTCAAGATTCCTTAAATTGTATAAGTGATTGTATCTATATGTTTATAAATTCTTCTTCTGAATTGCATAGTTATAGAAAGGATGGAAAGGAGTTTTCGTCACAAGCACATTTTTTTAATCAGAAGGTATAATAAACATTTAGATTGAGGCTAAATATGTCTATTATTGATGCATTAAATATTGCCTGGACAGGAATTATTGCTCAACAAAAGGGAATGGATGTTACCAGTCATAATATTGCTAATGCAGATACGCCAGGATACTGCCGTCAAATACCTATCCTTGAAACTATTGCTCCTATTGGGGGAGTAAAAGTTCCTCATATAATTCGTGCCTATGATATATTTACCACTAGTATGATACACCCAAAATTATCAGTGGTTTTTGATTTAGAAGTGGGGAAAAAATATTTAGAAAATATTGAGGGTATATTTAATGAAACAGAAGATTCGGGATTGAGGGCAACACTAAGTGATTTTTTTAATAGCTGGGAAGAAATTGCCAATAATCCCAGCAGTCTAGCTGAAAGAATAGCAGCTATCGAAAATGGACAGGAGCTAGCAAATAAAATAAATACCATGTATCAAGACTTAGAAAATTTAAGGCTTAATGCCAATTCTGAAATTGAGACCACAGTGGAAGAAATCAATAACATAACCAGCCAAATTGCCCAATTAAATGTGAAGATTGCAGAATTCGAAGCAGGTGGAGAAAATGCCAATGACTTAAGAGATAAAAGGAATTTTTTGATAGAAGAGCTTTCAAAACTTGTAGGAAATCACCATATTGAAGATAAAGATGGTAAAATTTCCATATTCATAGGTAAAGGAAGCACTCTTGTTCAGGGAAAGGATTATAACAGCTTAGAAGTGAAAACAGATTCAGGTGGCAATTTCAGGATTATATTGAAAGTAGGAAGCAGTGAAATAGATATAACTGATGATATAAATGGTGGGAAAATAGCAGGACTGCTTAATATGAGAGATGAAGTCATTCCAGAATATAAGAATAAGCTAAATGCGTTAGCAACTAGCATTATAAAAGAAGTAAACAAACAGCATAGCCAGGGAGTAGGACTTACTTTATTCCATGAAACCACAGGCAGTTATGAAGTTACTGACCCCAATGCTCAACTAGCAAGTCAAGCCTCAGGCTTAGATTTTTGGGATGAGATAGTAGAAGGTAACCAATTCACAATTTGGGTCTATGACAGTTCTGGAACAGTTGTGCAAAATCAGATTACTATCCAGCCAGGATGGTCACTCAATGATTTGAGGAATTATATTAATACTAATGTAAATAATCTGACGGCAAACATAGTAGATGGAAAATTACAATTAATAGCAGATGATGGCTATTCTTTTGGGTTTTCAGATGATTCATCAAATATCCTTATGGCATTAGGTATTA contains these protein-coding regions:
- a CDS encoding flagellar basal body P-ring protein FlgI; the protein is MFGHFRTKGKRHLYVIFIFYSLFSIFLSTNSFAVRIKDIASIQGVRPNQLIGYGLVTGLNGTGDKTDQIKFIAQSVANMLRNMGINVPFKDVSKIRLKNVAAVMVTANIPPFAKIGTTIDVLVSSIGDAKSLQGGALALTPLKGADGKVYALAQGPISIGGFGATGAAGGGIQKNHLTVGRIVNGAIIERQIPFDITRKQQLNITLDICDFTTILRICDTINHRFGEYIARPVDGRTIDLHIPDSYKNNPVKFIALVENISVEPDTIAKVIINERTGTVVIGEDVKISTVAVTHGNLTIEIKEQKQVYPAYPFAPEPPPETKGAVIPPEKGMVTVPGGQTVIVPETEIKIEEEKKPLAILPKTATIGELVRALNAIGVTPRDLISILQAIKSAGALHAELEII
- a CDS encoding rod-binding protein, whose protein sequence is MQNWKLYNSIMAPSSIQYQGARSKSQEKLRKVCAEFESLFIHYMLKTMRNSSLKSPLLHSKYEDIYNSLIDQQISLHISKAGGIGIGEILYNQLKVLDAHDDKK
- the flgN gene encoding flagellar export chaperone FlgN, encoding MLMTIKNKSLENLLILLREYILLLEELLSCLEKEKMFIIDPSLDELYEMNKQKQNILLKIKLAKESVKNILNEFEPNISLKRLIEKIPRSHLREEISHVYREIISLSELIEFTNRQNKEFIQDSLNCISDCIYMFINSSSELHSYRKDGKEFSSQAHFFNQKV
- the flgK gene encoding flagellar hook-associated protein FlgK, whose translation is MSIIDALNIAWTGIIAQQKGMDVTSHNIANADTPGYCRQIPILETIAPIGGVKVPHIIRAYDIFTTSMIHPKLSVVFDLEVGKKYLENIEGIFNETEDSGLRATLSDFFNSWEEIANNPSSLAERIAAIENGQELANKINTMYQDLENLRLNANSEIETTVEEINNITSQIAQLNVKIAEFEAGGENANDLRDKRNFLIEELSKLVGNHHIEDKDGKISIFIGKGSTLVQGKDYNSLEVKTDSGGNFRIILKVGSSEIDITDDINGGKIAGLLNMRDEVIPEYKNKLNALATSIIKEVNKQHSQGVGLTLFHETTGSYEVTDPNAQLASQASGLDFWDEIVEGNQFTIWVYDSSGTVVQNQITIQPGWSLNDLRNYINTNVNNLTANIVDGKLQLIADDGYSFGFSDDSSNILMALGINTFFTGKDAEDIGINSLVSDNPEYIAAAKIENDGSFAPGDGRNAQEIANLQDNSIDELGDTFNGYLSSLVGEIGIKARGTYRNHDFHNSLLSSLKERRESIQGVSLDEEMTNLIKFQRAYEACIKIMQASDEMFEDLLQIK